One window of the Triticum urartu cultivar G1812 unplaced genomic scaffold, Tu2.1 TuUngrouped_contig_7870, whole genome shotgun sequence genome contains the following:
- the LOC125531694 gene encoding auxin-responsive protein IAA20-like, translating to MELELGLAPPNHTGPCGKRRSAEAFGIKKPALPLFLRDDDDDGDHGNGAGDARDWETDSKRKRLVGWPPVKSAPRQRSRSNGGHVKVKMEGVPIGRKVDLSGHASYDELHHTLHLMFPSPAHQGDPYAVTYEDGDGDWMLVGDVPWEDFVRSAKRLKILQYLPLPVEFGRHGSAPAAVCD from the exons ATGGAGCTGGAGCTGGGGCTTGCGCCGCCCAACCACACGGGCCCGTGCGGGAAGAGGAGATCGGCGGAGGCGTTTGGCATCAAGAAGCCCGCGCTGCCACTCTTCCTgcgcgacgacgacgacgacggtgaCCACGGCAACGGCGCTGGCGACGCCCGCGACTGGGAGACGGACAGCAA GAGGAAGAGGCTGGTGGGGTGGCCGCCGGTGAAGAGCGCGCCCCGCCAGCGCAGCCGCAGCAACGGCGGCCACGTGAAGGTGAAGATGGAAGGGGTGCCCATCGGAAGGAAGGTGGACCTGTCTGGCCACGCCTCCTACGACGAGCTCCACCACACGCTCCACCTCATGTTCCCCTCCCCCGCTCACCAAGGTGATCCATACGCCGTCACCTACGAGGACGGGGACGGGGACTGGATGCTCGTCGGAGACGTGCCGTGGGA GGACTTTGTCAGGTCGGCCAAGCGGCTCAAGATACTACAGTACTTGCCATTGCCAGTTGAGTTTGGGCGTCATGGATCTGCACCGGCCGCCGTGTGTGACTAG